A part of Rhinolophus ferrumequinum isolate MPI-CBG mRhiFer1 chromosome 11, mRhiFer1_v1.p, whole genome shotgun sequence genomic DNA contains:
- the VWCE gene encoding von Willebrand factor C and EGF domain-containing protein encodes MWAGLLLRAACVALLLLGVPARTYTGRKPPGHFMTERRRLGPHVCLSGFGSGCCPGWAPSMGSGHCTLPLCSFGCGSGICIAPNVCSCQDGEQGATCPDAHGPCGEYGCDLTCNHGGCQEVARVCPVGFSMTETAVGIRCTDIDECLSSSCEDHCVNTEGGFVCECGPGMQLSADRHSCQDTDECLGTPCQQRCKNSIGSYRCSCRTGFHLHGNRHSCVDVNECRRPLERRVCHHSCHNTVGSFLCTCRPGFRLRADRVSCEAFPKAVLAPSAILQPLQHPPKMLLLLPEAGRPALSPGHSPPSGAPGPPAGVRTTRLPLPTPALPTPSPSAPTRLLSTPMATPVPSAPLLGTLRPPSQFLEKAVVTPSLPRGPTAPWPEPGPSACWHLGAMYELGSRWTEPGCSQCWCEDGEVACEKVTCEAACSHPIPSGDGGCCPSCTGCFHSGVIRAEGDVFSPPTENCTVCVCSAGNVSCISRECPPGPCQTSLKSDCCTCVPVRCFFHGRWYADGAVFSGGGDECTTCICQNGEVECSFTPCPELDCPREEWWLGPGQCCFTCREPTPTTGCSLDDNGVEFPIGQIWSPGDPCELCICQADGSVSCKRTDCVDSCPHPIRIPGQCCPDCSAGCTYTGRIFHNNQTFPSVLDPCLSCICLLGSVACSPVDCPITCTYPFHPDGECCPVCVDCNYEGRKVVNGQVFTLDDEPCTQCMCQLGEVSCERAPCQRACWDPAMPPGDCCSSCPDSLEERRGLSLQGDVEFGNLARSPRGDTEAPGNCSSCPGTPAALRQRPELHVFQLLLRTNVSYVQTSPMRPSGAPASPSPPLGPRGTLSGEPGASQPPPRSSPGPSVSPRVSTLPPASLGAPGPPPVAPEPSSSASGAHTASRQPSLPATVLTDASALSTMGPSPPKTPVAFLRPRRLSPTTSRLSAALVAPISPAPQQPTTGTSSEEESTG; translated from the exons ATGTGGGCCGGACTGCTCCTCAGGGCCGCCTGCGTTGCGCTCCTGCTGCTGGGGGTCCCGGCCCGCACCTACACCGGGAGGAAACCGCCCGGGCACTTCATGACCGAGAG ACGCCGGCTGGGCCCCCACGTCTGCCTCTCGGGGTTCGGGAGTGGCTGCTGCCCTGGCTGGGCACCCTCCATGGGCAGTGGGCACTGCACCCTTC CCCTCTGCTCCTTTGGCTGTGGGAGTGGCATCTGCATCGCTCCCAACGTCTGTTCCTGCCAGGATGGAGAACAAGGGGCCACCTGCCCAG ACGCCCACGGACCCTGCGGGGAGTACGGCTGTGACCTCACCTGTAACCACGGTGGCTGTCAGGAGGTGGCCCGAGTGTGCCCCGTGGGCTTCTCAATGACAGAGACAGCTGTCGGCATCAGGTGTACCG aCATTGATGAATGTTTAAGCTCCTCTTGCGAGGACCACTGTGTGAACACGGAAGGCGGGTTTGTGTGCGAGTGTGGGCCGGGCATGCAGCTGTCCGCCGACCGCCACAGCTGCCAAG ACACTGACGAATGCCTCGGGACCCCCTGTCAGCAGAGATGTAAAAACAGCATTGGCAGCTACAGGTGTTCCTGTAGAACTGGCTTCCATCTCCATGGCAACCGGCACTCCTGTGTAG ATGTAAACGAATGTCGGAGGCCGTTGGAGAGGCGAGTCTGTCACCATTCCTGCCATAACACTGTGGGCAGCTTCCTGTGCACATGCCGACCTGGCTTCAGGCTGCGAGCTGACCGAGTGTCCTGTGAAG CTTTCCCGAAAGCCGTGCTGGCCCCTTCTGCCATCCTGCAGCCCCTGCAGCACCCTCCTAAGATGCTACTGCTGCTTCCGGAGGCGGGCCggcctgccctctccccaggACACAGCCCTCCTTCTGGggctcctgggcctccagctggAGTCAGGACCACCCGCCTGCCGTTACCCACCCCTGCCCTACCCACACCTTCCCCGTCTGCCCCCACGAGGCTGCTGTCCACCCCAATGGCCACCCCAGTGCCTAGTGCCCCGCTACTGGGGACTCTCAGACCTCCCTCACAATTCCTGGAAAAGGCGGTAGTGACGCCTTCCTTGCCCAGGGGCCCCACAGCCCCGTGGCCTGAACCAGGGCCCTCTGCCTGCTGGCACCTGGGAGCCATGTATGAGCTGGGGAGCCGCTGGACCGAGCCGGGGTGTTCCCAGTGCTGGTGCGAG GATGGGGAGGTGGCCTGTGAAAAGGTGACGTGTGAAGCTGCTTGTTCCCACCCGATTCCTTCTGGAGATGGGGGATGCTGCCCATCGTGTACAG GCTGTTTTCACAGTGGCGTCATACGAGCCGAAGGGGATGTGTTTTCACCTCCCACGGAGAACTGCACCGTCTGTGTCTGCTCG GCTGGAAATGTGTCCTGCATCTCCCGCGAGTGTCCTCCTGGCCCCTGTCAGACCTCCCTGAAGTCCGACTGCTGTACTTGTGTTCCAG TGAGATGCTTTTTCCATGGCCGGTGGTATGCAGACGGGGCTGTGTTCAGTGGGGGTGGTGACGAGTGTACCACCTGTATCTGCCAG AATGGGGAAGTGGAATGTTCCTTCACACCATGTCCAGAACTGGACTGCCCCCGTGAGGAGTGGTGGCTGGGCCCTGGACAGTGCTGCTTCACCTGCCGGGAGCCCACGCCCACGACAG GCTGCTCTCTCGATGACAACGGGGTTGAGTTTCCGATTGGACAGATCTGGTCTCCTGGTGACCCCTGTGAGTTATGCATCTGCCAG gcagatggctcagttagcTGCAAGAGGACAGACTGTGTGGACTCCTGCCCTCACCCAATTCGGATCCCTGGACAGTGCTGCCCGGACTGTTCGGCAG GCTGCACCTACACAGGCAGAATCTTCCACAACAACCAGACCTTTCCGTCTGTGCTGGACCCGTGTCTGAGCTGCATCTGCCTG CTGGGCTCAGTGGCCTGCTCACCTGTGGACTGCCCCATCACCTGCACCTACCCTTTCCACCCTGACGGGGAGTGCTGCCCGGTGTGCGTAG ACTGTAACTACGAGGGAAGGAAGGTGGTGAACGGCCAGGTGTTCACTTTAGACGATGAGCCCTGTACCCAATGCATGTGCCAG CTGGGAGAGGTGAGCTGTGAGAGGGCCCCCTGCCAGCGGGCCTGCTGGGACCCTGCCATGCCTCCTGGGGACTGCTGCTCCTCCTGCCCAG ATTCCCTGGAAGAAAGGCGGGGACTCTCCCTTCAGGGAGACGTGGAGTTCGGCAACTTGGCTCGGAGCCCCCGTGGAGACACGGAGGCCCCTGGCAACTGTAGCTCCTGCCCGGGGACTCCAGCAGCATTGCGTCAGAGGCCAGAGCTCCATGTCTTCCAGCTCCTCTTAAGAACGAACGTGTCTTACGTGCAGACTTCACCCATGCGCCCCTCAGGAGCCCCGgcctcaccctcaccccctttGGGGCCTCGGGGCACGCTATCAGGGGAGCCCGGGgcctcccagccccctcctcgGTCCTCACCAGGGCCATCAGTTTCTCCAAGAGTCTCCACTCTACCTCCAGCCTCTCTCGGGGCTCCTGGGCCACCTCCTGTTGCTCCAGAACCTTCATCCTCAGCCTCTGGGGCCCACACAGCATCCAGACAGCCTTCCCTGCCTGCCACTGTTCTGACTGATGCTTCAGCCCTTTCCACAATGGGCCCCAGCCCCCCAAAGACCCCTGTCGCCTTCCTCAG